The Microcoleus sp. AS-A8 genome contains a region encoding:
- a CDS encoding gamma-glutamylcyclotransferase: MSTPSSDSQNSPTQLLQHFQGAVSIHQPLHKEATFYYFAYGSCMCPVDLKRSLGEKTHKYVIGPATLKGYRLGFNRKSVLRNCGVLDVVPDSTSSIEGVLYRLPMRLSDALDEREEVPRGGYRRELIEVRAHGRLYKNVRTYVVVNKLAEELAPNDWYFNVVLRGAVTCGLSEPYVWKLFNHMHQLQQRHWQTQSLRSA, from the coding sequence ATGAGTACTCCGTCTAGCGATAGTCAAAATTCACCGACACAGTTGTTACAGCATTTTCAGGGGGCTGTTTCTATCCATCAGCCGCTGCACAAGGAGGCAACGTTTTACTATTTCGCTTATGGTTCTTGCATGTGTCCGGTGGATTTGAAGCGCTCGCTCGGCGAGAAAACTCACAAATATGTAATTGGCCCCGCCACGCTCAAGGGTTATCGGCTGGGTTTTAACCGCAAATCAGTGCTTCGTAACTGCGGCGTATTGGATGTGGTACCTGATTCAACGTCATCTATTGAAGGTGTGTTGTATCGCTTACCCATGCGGTTAAGTGATGCTCTTGATGAGCGAGAAGAAGTCCCTCGCGGTGGCTATCGACGAGAACTGATTGAAGTTCGCGCTCATGGGCGTTTGTATAAGAATGTTCGTACCTATGTTGTCGTCAATAAATTAGCCGAAGAATTAGCTCCCAATGATTGGTATTTCAATGTTGTACTTCGGGGTGCCGTGACTTGTGGGCTAAGTGAACCTTATGTATGGAAGTTATTTAACCACATGCACCAATTACAACAGCGTCACTGGCAAACCCAGTCCTTGCGATCAGCGTAA
- a CDS encoding glycoside hydrolase family 57 protein: protein MVTGYVALVLHAHLPFVRHPESDYVLEEEWLFEAITETYIPLLHVFEGLKRDGVDFKMTMSMTPPLVSMLRDPLLQERYDEHLSLLEELAEKEIEHNQRNGHIRYLAEHYATEFNQIRQTWENYKGDLVTAFKQFLDSNNLEIITCGATHGYFPLMKMYPQAVWAQIQVACEHYEQNFGRPPKGIWLPECAYYEGVERMLADAGLRYFLTDGHGLLYARPRPRFGTYAPIFTETGVAAFGRDHESSQQVWSSEVGYPGAAEYREFYKDLGWEAEYEYIKPYIMPNGQRKNTGIKYHKITGRGLGLGDKALYDPYWAREKAAEHADNFMFNREQQTRHLAGIMHRPPIIVSPYDAELFGHWWYEGPWFIDYLFRKSWYDQGTYAMTHLADYLQAHPTQQVCKPSQSSWGYKGFHEYWLNETNAWIYPHLHKAAERMIELAYREPEDELVWKALNQAAREVLLAQSSDWAFIMRTGTMVPYAVRRTRSHLMRFNKLYDDIKIGKIDSGWLEKVEEIDNIFPEINYRVYRPL from the coding sequence ATGGTTACAGGTTACGTCGCTCTTGTCCTTCACGCCCATCTGCCCTTTGTCCGCCATCCGGAAAGTGATTATGTTCTCGAAGAAGAGTGGTTATTTGAAGCTATTACTGAAACATACATTCCTCTCCTGCATGTTTTTGAAGGCTTAAAGCGAGATGGCGTTGATTTCAAAATGACTATGAGCATGACACCCCCTTTGGTGTCAATGCTACGTGACCCATTGTTACAGGAGCGGTATGACGAACACTTATCCCTACTGGAAGAACTCGCGGAAAAGGAGATCGAACACAACCAGCGTAACGGTCATATCCGTTATCTAGCTGAACATTACGCCACAGAGTTTAACCAAATTCGCCAAACCTGGGAGAACTATAAAGGCGACTTGGTAACGGCGTTCAAGCAGTTCTTAGATAGCAACAACCTGGAAATCATCACTTGCGGTGCCACCCATGGCTATTTTCCGCTAATGAAGATGTATCCCCAGGCAGTTTGGGCGCAAATTCAGGTCGCTTGCGAACATTACGAGCAAAACTTTGGGCGTCCCCCCAAAGGGATTTGGTTACCGGAATGTGCTTACTATGAAGGCGTCGAGCGGATGCTGGCGGATGCTGGATTGCGCTACTTCCTCACCGATGGACATGGACTGTTGTATGCTCGTCCCCGTCCGCGTTTTGGCACCTATGCCCCAATCTTTACAGAAACAGGGGTGGCGGCATTTGGTCGGGATCATGAGTCCTCTCAGCAGGTTTGGTCATCGGAAGTTGGGTATCCTGGAGCCGCTGAATATCGGGAATTTTACAAAGATTTAGGCTGGGAAGCGGAATACGAATACATTAAGCCTTACATCATGCCCAATGGGCAGCGGAAGAATACAGGTATTAAGTATCACAAGATTACAGGTCGTGGTTTGGGGCTAGGGGATAAGGCTCTGTATGACCCCTATTGGGCGCGGGAAAAGGCGGCGGAACATGCGGATAACTTCATGTTCAACCGGGAGCAACAGACGAGGCATCTGGCTGGTATTATGCACCGACCACCGATTATCGTTTCTCCCTATGATGCAGAACTATTTGGTCACTGGTGGTACGAAGGCCCTTGGTTCATCGATTACTTGTTCCGCAAGTCTTGGTATGACCAAGGTACCTACGCCATGACCCACTTGGCGGATTATTTACAGGCACATCCGACTCAACAAGTGTGTAAGCCTTCTCAGTCTAGTTGGGGCTACAAGGGGTTCCACGAGTACTGGTTAAATGAGACAAACGCCTGGATTTATCCTCACCTGCACAAAGCCGCAGAACGGATGATTGAACTCGCTTATCGGGAACCCGAAGATGAGTTGGTGTGGAAGGCTCTTAACCAAGCCGCACGAGAAGTCCTGCTCGCACAATCTTCCGACTGGGCGTTTATTATGCGTACTGGGACGATGGTACCTTATGCGGTACGCAGGACGCGATCGCACTTAATGCGCTTCAATAAGCTCTACGACGATATCAAGATTGGCAAAATTGACAGTGGTTGGCTGGAAAAAGTCGAGGAAATCGACAACATCTTCCCTGAAATCAACTATCGAGTCTATCGCCCCTTGTAA
- a CDS encoding WD40 repeat domain-containing protein: MSASQPQAPTWVCVQTLTHHRSWVRSVDISPDGQFLASGSGDKTVKVWDFKKSILLHTLTGHTSWVRSLAISPKGQIVASTSNDQTIKLWHLQTGKLLKNLTGHSGWVRAITFSTDGRLIASGSHDKTIKLWHPNADQPLHTLTGHAHWVLTVAFSPNGQLLASGSKDQNIRLWPLYSKGPSRILTGHTDDVLSITINPMGQLLASASADGTIKIWEIGSGELLHTLTEHSGAVNCVVFSPNGKTLASGSQDKTIKLWHPASGKLLSSLTGHLGGVWSVAFSPDGQAFASGSWDETIKIWHVRFS; encoded by the coding sequence ATGTCTGCATCCCAACCGCAAGCTCCTACTTGGGTATGTGTGCAAACCCTAACACACCATAGAAGTTGGGTGCGGTCAGTGGATATTAGTCCTGATGGGCAATTTTTAGCCAGTGGCAGTGGGGATAAAACGGTTAAGGTTTGGGATTTCAAAAAAAGCATACTTCTCCACACTCTTACAGGCCATACGAGCTGGGTGCGATCGCTTGCCATCAGCCCTAAGGGACAGATTGTTGCCAGTACCAGTAACGATCAAACCATCAAACTCTGGCATCTTCAAACAGGGAAACTCTTAAAGAACCTTACAGGACACTCTGGCTGGGTGCGAGCCATTACCTTTAGTACGGATGGACGCCTCATTGCCAGTGGTTCTCATGACAAAACCATTAAGTTGTGGCATCCTAACGCAGACCAACCGCTTCACACCTTAACAGGACACGCACACTGGGTGCTTACTGTGGCATTTAGTCCAAATGGACAGCTCCTCGCGAGTGGCAGTAAAGATCAAAACATCAGGCTGTGGCCTTTGTATAGTAAAGGGCCTAGTCGAATTTTGACCGGACATACGGATGACGTTTTGTCCATTACGATTAACCCCATGGGTCAACTCCTAGCCAGTGCGAGTGCTGACGGCACCATCAAAATCTGGGAGATTGGCAGTGGAGAATTATTACACACCTTGACGGAACACTCCGGTGCCGTGAATTGTGTGGTTTTCAGTCCCAATGGAAAAACCCTTGCGAGTGGGAGTCAGGACAAAACCATCAAACTGTGGCATCCAGCAAGTGGAAAACTACTTTCCTCCCTTACGGGACACCTAGGCGGTGTCTGGTCTGTGGCATTTAGTCCGGATGGACAAGCTTTTGCCAGTGGGAGTTGGGATGAAACGATCAAAATTTGGCATGTACGTTTTTCTTGA
- a CDS encoding AAA family ATPase yields MPPSSEASFTKDFVHFKQHVVKLFQTEGWTVEIVNHASYDLIVKKDNQLGAVQVKWLKSPVQKPQLSKFVDFLDTNAGQKFNQGFFITTQGYGGSARALIRSWGQNPKLLCGIVSQSEIIWINDNPDRSAPEPPKPDKIYFGVFTCKGGVGKTTVAAHLAGAFALQGFNVALVDLDPEKNLQKLIGDGVYLPKPQSVGESIEVYDKEAWDEDAARDSKIVICDCSPAFDRNPEELVKKFDYCIIPTTFNPLGINKHGQVIKDTVTDIRKVNTNAHLFVLINNFRPTTKRQMQILKGVFFDAFADIKAMDEKFHCIEPEQVCIRSSDQLYYWGIHCLENPEVPRSELAFKLIGGKCKPREDFIDLADYIERVAGLGILRHE; encoded by the coding sequence ATGCCACCATCTTCCGAGGCATCCTTTACTAAAGACTTCGTCCACTTTAAGCAGCATGTGGTCAAACTTTTCCAAACAGAAGGGTGGACGGTTGAAATCGTAAACCACGCTAGTTACGATTTGATTGTCAAAAAAGATAACCAACTGGGTGCTGTCCAGGTTAAATGGTTAAAAAGTCCTGTCCAAAAGCCGCAGCTTTCAAAATTTGTTGATTTTTTAGACACTAACGCGGGTCAAAAATTTAATCAGGGCTTTTTTATCACGACACAGGGTTATGGTGGGTCAGCACGCGCTTTAATCAGAAGTTGGGGACAGAATCCTAAACTCCTGTGTGGGATTGTTAGTCAAAGTGAAATTATTTGGATTAACGATAATCCAGATAGGTCTGCACCTGAACCGCCCAAGCCCGACAAGATTTATTTTGGTGTTTTTACCTGCAAAGGTGGAGTCGGAAAAACCACTGTCGCTGCCCATTTAGCTGGAGCATTTGCGCTTCAAGGATTCAATGTAGCGCTGGTGGATTTAGACCCGGAAAAAAATCTTCAGAAGTTGATTGGGGATGGCGTTTATCTTCCTAAACCCCAAAGTGTGGGTGAGAGTATAGAAGTTTATGATAAGGAAGCTTGGGACGAAGATGCCGCCCGTGACAGCAAAATAGTGATTTGTGATTGCTCACCCGCCTTCGATCGCAATCCCGAAGAGTTAGTCAAGAAGTTCGACTATTGTATTATTCCCACAACGTTTAATCCGTTGGGAATTAATAAGCACGGTCAGGTGATTAAAGATACGGTTACAGATATCCGAAAAGTTAACACGAATGCTCACCTTTTTGTGTTAATTAATAACTTTAGACCGACAACTAAGCGGCAAATGCAGATTCTTAAGGGTGTTTTTTTCGACGCTTTTGCAGACATAAAAGCCATGGATGAAAAATTCCACTGCATTGAACCGGAACAAGTCTGTATTCGCTCTAGCGATCAACTTTATTATTGGGGCATTCATTGTCTGGAAAACCCAGAAGTACCGCGAAGTGAGTTAGCCTTCAAACTGATTGGAGGTAAGTGTAAGCCACGGGAAGATTTTATTGATTTAGCAGATTATATTGAACGAGTCGCTGGCTTAGGAATTTTGCGGCATGAATAA
- a CDS encoding Uma2 family endonuclease produces the protein MADSQAALTEEELMRMSLENPELRFERKPDGTLVSISSTGGISGNREAKAVAYLLNWVETYDLGEVFGSGTGFILGCDTVQSSKLVTLLMPDAAFVAKGRLPEGWDQGEDTFLNLAPDFVIEICSKIDDLEASKAKMQESVSYGVQLGWLIDHQNEQALVYRADGHITQYPATAILSGEDVVPGFKLALKYLL, from the coding sequence ATGGCGGATTCGCAAGCAGCTTTAACGGAGGAAGAACTGATGAGAATGAGTTTAGAGAATCCAGAGCTGCGGTTTGAGCGCAAGCCGGACGGAACACTGGTAAGTATATCGTCAACTGGAGGAATTTCTGGCAATCGAGAAGCCAAAGCCGTCGCTTATCTGCTCAACTGGGTGGAAACTTACGATTTGGGTGAAGTTTTTGGCTCTGGCACTGGGTTTATATTGGGCTGTGATACGGTGCAAAGCTCCAAGCTAGTCACTTTGCTCATGCCTGATGCGGCTTTCGTGGCTAAAGGGCGCTTACCAGAGGGATGGGATCAGGGAGAAGATACATTTCTCAACCTGGCACCGGATTTTGTGATTGAGATTTGTTCCAAGATCGACGATTTGGAAGCGAGCAAAGCCAAGATGCAAGAGTCGGTTTCTTATGGCGTACAGTTGGGATGGTTGATTGACCATCAGAATGAGCAAGCCTTGGTTTATCGTGCGGATGGTCACATTACGCAGTATCCAGCCACAGCCATATTGAGCGGTGAAGATGTTGTGCCTGGGTTCAAGTTGGCACTCAAGTATTTGCTTTAA
- a CDS encoding phosphonate ABC transporter ATP-binding protein, whose protein sequence is MDHQQNRPINSIAPIFELKNVTHRFGHFQSLTDINLKIQAGERVALVGSSGAGKSTLISLLNGTLLPTCGEVWVLDRNLAQLRPKLQRQVQRQIGTVYQQFHLVENLRVIHNVNAGHLGRWSFLKAALSLIWPQEVETAAQVLSQVGILDKLYSRTDQLSGGQQQRVAIARVLVQNPTAILADEPISSLDPERSREIMDLLRHLSDETGKTLVTSLHAIEFARSHYQRIIGLRQGRILFDTSPESLSKAMIEELYNLNSI, encoded by the coding sequence ATGGATCACCAACAAAACCGTCCAATTAACTCCATTGCACCGATTTTTGAACTGAAAAATGTTACCCATCGATTTGGTCACTTTCAATCGCTGACGGATATTAATTTAAAAATTCAGGCGGGAGAACGAGTTGCCCTCGTGGGTTCTAGTGGTGCAGGGAAAAGTACCCTGATTAGCTTACTCAATGGCACACTACTACCGACCTGCGGAGAAGTGTGGGTACTCGATCGCAATCTCGCTCAGCTTCGTCCGAAGTTGCAGCGTCAAGTTCAGCGTCAGATTGGCACAGTTTATCAACAATTTCATTTAGTAGAGAATCTGCGAGTGATTCACAATGTCAATGCTGGGCATTTAGGGCGTTGGTCGTTTTTAAAAGCTGCACTCTCCCTGATCTGGCCTCAGGAAGTCGAAACGGCGGCACAAGTTTTATCACAAGTGGGGATTCTGGATAAACTTTATTCTCGCACAGATCAACTTTCTGGCGGTCAACAGCAACGAGTGGCGATCGCCCGTGTCCTCGTGCAAAACCCGACAGCTATCCTGGCGGATGAACCCATCTCTAGCCTTGACCCAGAGCGATCGCGTGAAATTATGGACTTATTGCGCCATCTGAGCGACGAAACGGGCAAAACGTTGGTTACGAGTCTCCATGCGATCGAATTTGCTCGGAGCCATTACCAACGCATCATTGGTTTGCGGCAAGGACGTATTTTGTTTGATACATCGCCTGAATCCCTCTCCAAAGCGATGATTGAGGAATTATATAACCTGAACTCTATCTAG
- a CDS encoding histidine kinase, translated as MQAALEKYVDSEQPLQLLLFVDHRISSRKHIQRIQSYLKTLRADYPFELKVVDVGEQPYLAEHYKLVATPALIKVHPKPRQTLAGSNLVAQLKNWWPRWQRSVEEHQSTIAQAVPLQSSLSSSNALQRVPAAASSITSSIELIRLSDEIFRLKQEKEELLEQLRFKEHVISMLAHDLRSPLTAASIALETLELEHKPKEGYTSELTPALKARLLKQARSQFRSMERMITDLLQSARGNTSEFNLRPKKLHMGKLCEDVLAQMKEQFQLKSQQVETDIPQDLPCVYADEELVRQVLVNLLDNANKYTPVDGKIHVSILHRTTQKIQVSVCDNGPGIPEENRDRIFEGHFRLKRDEAKEGYGLGLSLCQKVIRAHYGRIWVECAPKGGGCFHFTLPIYL; from the coding sequence ATGCAGGCAGCTCTTGAAAAGTACGTCGATTCGGAACAACCATTACAGTTGCTGCTGTTTGTGGATCACCGGATCAGTTCTCGAAAACATATCCAACGAATCCAGAGTTATCTCAAAACCTTGAGGGCAGATTATCCTTTTGAACTCAAGGTTGTAGATGTTGGAGAACAGCCTTATTTGGCTGAACACTATAAGCTTGTGGCAACCCCAGCGCTGATTAAGGTTCATCCCAAACCCAGACAAACCCTTGCGGGTAGTAATTTAGTCGCTCAACTCAAGAACTGGTGGCCCCGTTGGCAGCGCTCTGTGGAGGAACATCAATCAACGATTGCCCAAGCGGTTCCCCTACAATCATCTCTTAGCTCATCGAACGCCTTACAGAGAGTGCCAGCAGCAGCCAGTTCCATTACGTCTTCGATCGAGCTAATTAGACTCTCTGACGAAATCTTCCGCCTTAAACAAGAAAAAGAAGAACTCCTAGAACAGCTACGTTTCAAAGAGCATGTGATATCCATGTTGGCACATGACCTGCGGAGTCCTTTGACGGCAGCCTCCATTGCCCTGGAAACCCTGGAATTAGAGCATAAACCCAAAGAGGGTTATACCTCTGAGTTGACACCTGCCCTAAAAGCGCGTCTGCTTAAGCAAGCTAGGAGTCAATTTCGCAGTATGGAGCGGATGATTACGGATCTTTTGCAATCGGCCAGGGGAAACACCTCTGAATTCAATCTCCGGCCTAAAAAATTGCACATGGGAAAACTGTGTGAGGATGTTCTGGCTCAGATGAAAGAGCAGTTTCAGCTTAAGTCTCAACAGGTGGAAACCGACATCCCACAAGACTTGCCCTGTGTCTATGCAGATGAAGAGTTGGTACGACAGGTACTGGTTAACTTGCTGGATAATGCTAACAAGTACACTCCTGTAGACGGCAAAATACACGTTTCAATCTTGCATCGAACCACTCAAAAAATTCAGGTGAGTGTTTGCGATAATGGCCCTGGTATCCCGGAAGAAAATCGCGATCGCATTTTTGAAGGCCACTTTCGCCTCAAACGAGACGAAGCCAAAGAGGGCTATGGCTTGGGTTTATCTCTCTGCCAAAAAGTGATTCGTGCCCATTACGGTCGGATTTGGGTCGAATGCGCTCCCAAAGGTGGGGGCTGCTTTCACTTCACGTTACCGATTTATTTATAG
- a CDS encoding phosphodiester glycosidase family protein yields the protein MQVQERIFLLTIVLAILVKLYSGWGEGSKLSLRNLLSLNRAKIQECPIIKNIELTATDNKGNGDEQGVNYVIIFDPKSKDLDFKVNVGLSHKLYLKNDDGKTRQKYISKRFSELISDENSTLNGKPPIAAINADYIGVDNQPQGLNISKGVEYSGKFKDKRSSFGISGGKPQKRTATIQIGKRNEELLNYNVVGGNGRFYQNGKFKNICPDLGDYVCAGETSRSLVATTSKGYVILLVNNANLKQSLYPSMFDDVLEGIASNYCLGNIQDGMLFDGGFSTGLFFDNKIYVENTHPVGSVFLIYKK from the coding sequence ATGCAGGTACAAGAAAGAATATTTTTATTAACCATCGTTTTAGCTATTTTAGTTAAACTATATTCTGGTTGGGGAGAGGGGTCAAAATTAAGCCTAAGAAACTTACTATCACTCAATAGAGCCAAAATTCAAGAGTGCCCAATCATTAAAAATATTGAGCTGACCGCAACTGATAATAAGGGTAATGGTGATGAGCAGGGGGTCAATTACGTTATTATTTTTGACCCAAAATCTAAAGACCTAGATTTTAAAGTGAATGTGGGTCTATCTCATAAACTCTATCTGAAAAATGATGACGGTAAAACCCGTCAAAAATATATCTCCAAACGGTTTTCTGAACTCATCAGTGATGAGAATTCAACCCTGAATGGTAAACCACCAATTGCTGCCATTAATGCTGATTACATCGGGGTTGATAATCAGCCCCAAGGACTGAATATTTCTAAAGGAGTGGAATATTCAGGTAAATTTAAAGATAAGCGGTCTTCTTTTGGGATTTCAGGCGGTAAGCCTCAAAAGCGAACAGCTACGATCCAAATTGGCAAAAGAAACGAGGAACTACTGAATTACAACGTAGTCGGTGGAAATGGAAGATTTTATCAGAATGGAAAATTTAAAAATATTTGCCCGGACTTAGGTGACTATGTCTGTGCTGGTGAAACAAGTCGCTCTCTGGTAGCCACGACTTCTAAAGGATATGTAATTTTGTTAGTCAACAACGCCAATTTGAAGCAATCCCTTTATCCATCGATGTTTGATGATGTTCTTGAAGGAATTGCTTCAAATTACTGTTTAGGCAACATTCAAGACGGGATGTTGTTTGATGGCGGATTTTCTACAGGTCTTTTTTTTGATAATAAAATTTATGTGGAAAATACTCATCCTGTTGGGTCAGTCTTCTTGATTTACAAAAAGTAA
- a CDS encoding ABC transporter permease subunit codes for MRNTPQHQFPALPQRPSPLNTRSLWALLLVASLVWSLHAAGLFERELLNVGGWTLVWRFLVAATHPDLSREILQLTWDSTLKTLAFAVCGTFFSVLIGLVGGVLSSQVWWQSVARVRSQGSGVRSQAPWLGIRAVLALPRAMHELIWGLFLINILGLDPLVAVLAIAIPFGAITAKVFSEILDETPRQPLMALLNSGVSPLNAFTYSLIPQAFLNLLSYSFYRFECSIRSAAVLGIIGAGGLGYQILLSLQSLHYEQVWTFLIALIVLNGLTDFWSALLRHRLGAPSRLDLNVLNFKKGNKPDYQSDLVVRGSFLGMVVLIIFSFWYVQADFSKLWAPRTAELLAGVVRDIFPPDGSQLSQLFTLSLQTLAMSILAMAGAGLGGIVFSFAAAHNFLLPGGIFDTGNNSPRSSGGWGGQNQWWGTVVLIFTRFLLLVARAVPEPIWALLFLFVLFPGILPGAIALALHNFGILGRLMAEVTENLDERPLRSLKALGATRAQVFLYGVLPVTLPRFIAYILYRWEVCIRATVIVGLVGAGGLGRLLTEQLSSFDYQGLLTTLIVFLALTFGVDLISASVRRALR; via the coding sequence ATGAGAAATACTCCACAGCACCAATTCCCTGCCCTGCCACAGCGCCCTTCACCGCTCAACACCAGAAGCTTGTGGGCCTTGTTGCTTGTAGCCTCTTTGGTCTGGTCGTTACATGCAGCAGGTCTATTCGAGCGCGAGTTGCTCAACGTTGGGGGCTGGACTCTCGTCTGGCGCTTTCTCGTTGCTGCGACTCATCCCGATCTTAGCCGGGAAATACTTCAGCTCACCTGGGATTCGACCCTCAAGACCTTAGCCTTCGCGGTGTGTGGCACCTTTTTTAGCGTGCTGATCGGTTTGGTGGGTGGCGTTCTGTCTTCTCAGGTATGGTGGCAGTCTGTGGCACGAGTCAGGAGTCAGGGTTCGGGCGTTAGGAGTCAAGCTCCCTGGCTAGGAATCAGAGCAGTTCTAGCCCTTCCTAGAGCGATGCACGAATTAATTTGGGGATTATTTTTGATCAATATTTTGGGTCTCGACCCACTGGTGGCCGTTTTAGCGATCGCTATTCCCTTTGGTGCCATCACCGCTAAAGTCTTCTCAGAGATTTTAGACGAAACACCCCGCCAGCCCTTGATGGCACTCCTCAATAGTGGTGTCTCCCCCCTCAACGCTTTCACTTATAGCCTGATTCCCCAAGCCTTTCTGAATCTGCTTTCTTACAGTTTCTATCGGTTTGAGTGTTCCATTCGTTCTGCCGCCGTGCTGGGGATTATTGGGGCGGGAGGGCTGGGCTATCAAATTCTTCTCAGTCTCCAGTCCTTACACTACGAGCAAGTCTGGACTTTTCTGATTGCCCTGATTGTCTTAAACGGACTTACCGATTTCTGGAGTGCACTGCTGCGTCACCGCTTGGGAGCACCCAGTCGCCTAGATTTGAACGTTCTAAATTTCAAGAAAGGTAACAAGCCTGATTACCAGAGTGATTTAGTCGTCAGAGGGTCGTTTCTGGGTATGGTTGTTTTAATTATTTTCTCCTTCTGGTACGTGCAAGCCGACTTCTCTAAACTCTGGGCACCCAGAACCGCCGAACTTTTAGCAGGAGTGGTTCGGGATATTTTCCCACCGGATGGGAGTCAGTTGAGTCAGCTATTCACGCTTTCGCTGCAAACCCTGGCTATGTCTATTCTGGCGATGGCTGGGGCTGGGTTAGGGGGTATTGTATTTTCTTTTGCGGCTGCTCATAACTTCTTGTTGCCCGGAGGGATTTTTGATACTGGCAACAATTCCCCCCGAAGTTCGGGCGGTTGGGGGGGTCAAAATCAGTGGTGGGGAACCGTTGTACTGATTTTTACCCGCTTCCTGCTACTGGTGGCGCGTGCTGTGCCCGAACCGATTTGGGCGTTATTGTTTCTGTTTGTCCTGTTTCCAGGGATTTTGCCGGGAGCGATCGCACTTGCCTTACACAACTTCGGTATCCTAGGGCGTCTCATGGCAGAAGTGACGGAAAATCTGGATGAACGTCCGTTGCGATCGCTCAAAGCTTTGGGTGCAACTCGTGCACAAGTCTTTCTCTATGGCGTCTTACCTGTGACTCTCCCCCGTTTTATCGCTTACATCCTCTACCGTTGGGAAGTCTGTATCCGCGCTACCGTGATTGTCGGGTTGGTCGGCGCTGGAGGATTAGGTCGTCTGCTCACAGAGCAACTAAGTAGTTTTGATTACCAAGGTCTTCTCACCACCTTAATTGTTTTTCTCGCACTCACCTTTGGAGTTGACCTAATCAGTGCTTCGGTAAGACGAGCGTTAAGGTAA